The genome window ACCCGCGGGCGCAGGGCGCGAGCAGACCGCTCGGGGCGCGACGGCGGGGCCGGCCGGCACCGTCCTGGCCTACCTCACGGCGCGGGCCGCGCTGCACGCGCCCGACGTGCCGGCCGCCGGGATCCCCGGCGAGCGGTGCGGACCGCCCGCGTCGATCGCGGACGTCGTCGACGCGCTCGCGGACGCCGCCGACGACGCGGCCGTGCACGGCTGGCCCGTGCTCGCACTGGCCTGCCGGGCCGAGCACGCCCTGGCGTGCGCACGCGCGGGACGGGTCGCAGAGGCGCGCGCGGGTGCACGCGGCGTCCTCGTGGACGGCGCGGCGCACGGCTGGGACCGCTCGCACGTCACCGCACCGGCGCACCTCGCGGCGGGGCTGGCCGCCTACTGGTGCGACGAGCCGGCGACCGCGCGCCACGAGCTGACCGCCGCGGTCGAGGCCGGCGCGTCCCGCCCGGGCCTCGTGGCGCGGGCGGCGTGCGTCCTGCTGCACCTGAGCCTCGCCGACGGTGACCCCGCCGGTGTGACGAGGGCGCTGGCCGTCGTCGAGGACGCGCGCGCCGTGACCGGGGAGCCGTCGCCGCCCGGGGTGTCGCGCGGCTACCTGGAGGCCGTCTCGCGCGTCGCGCAGGGCGGCGGACGCGATGCGCTCGCGCTCGCCGACCCCGCCGACCCCGCGTGGTCGTCGCCCGCGGGGTCGAGCTGGCGCAGCGACGTCCACCGGCGTGCCGGTGACCGCGGCGCGGCGCTGCGCGCGCTGGGGGACGCGGACGTCGAGCCGTCGTGGCACGTCGCCGACCGTGTGGCGGCCCACGCCGCGCGCGCGCTGCTGCACGTCGACGCGGCGCAGGCGCACCGGTCGCTCGAGCGCGCGCGCTCGACGACGCGGCCACGGACGGCGTCGTGCGGCCCCTGCGGGACCGGGCCGCGGCGCTGCGGCCCCTCCTGGCGGCGCACCTGGGCCGGGGCAGCGCCCACGAGGCGCTCGTGACGCGGCTGCTGGTCGCGGAGCAGGACGCTCCCGCGCCGCGTCCGTCGGCCTGGGCGCTCACCGAGCGGGAGCTGCAGGTGCTCGCGTGCCTGCCGTCGCACATGACCGTCGAGGAGATCGGGGGCGCGCTGTTCGTCTCGGTGAACACCGTCAAGACCCACCTGCGGGCCGTCTACCGCAAGCTCGACGTCTCGACGCGTCGCGACGCCGTCCACGTGGCCGTGCAGCGCGGTCTGCTCTGACCGGCGCCGCACGACCACGCGGCTGCGGGCACGAGGGTCAGACGTTCTCCTCGAACGCCTCGCGCAGCTTGTCCTCGTCCTCCTGCGACAGGTTCGTCTGGATGAGCTCGCCGTGGATCCCGCGCTCCTTGAGGCCGGCCACGACGCGGTCCGGCACGTCGCTCTGCGCGAGCAGGAACAACGCCGACGTCCCCGGCGTGACCTTGCTGCGGACCTCCTTGATGAAGTCGTCGTCGATGCCCACGTCCGTCAGGGCCCCGCCGATGGCGCCCGCTGCGGCTCCCACGATCACGCCCACGAGCGGCATGAAGAAGAGCAGACCGAACAGCAGGCCCCAGAACGTGCCGCCCAGCGCACCGATCGCGGTCAGGCTGTTGGCCTGCCGCGTCCTGGGCTTCTTCTTGTCCGGCTGCCAGGAGACCGTCGCGGCGTCCTGCACGTCGATGAGGTGCTGCTTCTGCAGCTCGAGCACCGCGGCCTCCGCCTGCTCGGCCCCTTCGGGCGTCTCGAACTTCCACACGCTGAGAGTGGCCACCGTCGTCTCCTCGTCCGCGACGACCTCCTGCTACCCGGGCACGTCCCGGGGGGCCGTCGCCCCTCCAGCGTCACGTGGTGCTGGTCACGGCGCCTCACCCTGTGCGGGTGATCCGGTGTGCGGGCGTGCGCGTCGGTCCGGTCGTGCCGCCGTGGGCGACGTCAGGCCAGGACGACGACCGCGCGTGCCGGCACCTCGACGACCAGCGGCTCGCCCGCGCCGCCGGGGGGCCGGACGACTCCTCCCGCCCAGTCCGCGACGACCTCGACCGGACGCCGCACGGGCACCGGCACCGCCGCGGGGGTGTGCGCGAGGTTGACCACCACGCGCGCGTCGCCGCGGTGCAGGACCAGCGCGCCGTGCCAGGGGCCGTCCCCGCCGTCCGGGACGGGGTGCACGTCGAGCGACGTGCGGCTGCGGTCGCCCGAGCCGAGGTCCGGGACCGCACGACGCAGCGCCACCAGGACGCGGTACCACTCCAGCAGCCGCGCGTGCCCGGGCCGCGCGGGTTCGTCCCAGTCCAGGACGCTCGCCGCGAAGGTGGCCGGGTCCTGCGGGTCGGGCACCTCGACGTCGTGCCCGTACAGGTCGGCCCAGCCGTGGCCGCCGAACTCCCGCGTGCGCCCCTCGCGCACCGCGGCGGCCAGCTCGGGCTCCGGGTGGTCGGTGAAGTACAGCCAGGGCGTGGTGGCGCCCCACTCCTCGCCCATGAACAGCAGGGGCGAGAACGGCGAGAGCAGGACGAGCGCGGCCTGCGCGGCCTGCCCGCCCGGGTCGAGGCGGGAGGAGGGCCGGTCGCCCAGCGCGCGGTTGCCGACCTGGTCGTGGTTGGCGTCGAAGGCCACGAACCGGTGGCCGTCCACGTCGTCGGGCACGGGGGCGCCCCACGGCTCGCCGCGGAACGTCGACATCGAGCCGTCGTGCACGAACACCCGCGTGAGCGCCGTGCGCAGCGTCTCGGGCGAGCCGAAGTCGACGTAGTAGCCGTGGCGCTCGCCCGTGACCAGCGCGTGGATCGCGTGGTGCACGTCGTCCGCCCACTGGCCGGTCATGCCCCAGCCGCCGTCGTCCGTGGTGGCCAGGCTCACGACGTCGTTGAGGTCGGACTCCGCGACCAGCCCGATCGGGTGGCCCAGCGCGGCCGCGAGCTCACCGACCTCGTCGCTCAGCTGCGCGAGCAGGTGGCGGGGGGAGTCGTCGCGCAGCGCGTGCACGGCGTCGAGGCGGAAGGCGTCGACGTGGAAGTCGCGCGCCCAGCGCAGCACCGAGTCGCAGATCCACCGGCGCACGTGCTCCGAGCCGGGCCCGTCGAGGTTGATCGCGTCGCCCCACGGCGTGCTGTGGGCGTCCGTGAAGTACGGCCCGAGCTCGTTCAGGTAGTTGCCGGAGGGGCCCAGGTGGTTGTGCACGACGTCCAGGCAGACGGCGAGCCCGTGGGCGTGCGCGGCGTCGACGAACGCCTGGAGCGCCGCCGGGCCGCCGTACGGCTCGTGGACCGCGTACAGCGCGACGCCGTCGTAGCCCCACCCGTGGCGGCCGTTGAACGCCGCGACGGGCAGCAGCTCGACCACGTCCACGCCGAGCTGCACGAGGTGCTCGAGGCGTTCGGCGGCGGCGGCGAGCGTGCCCTGAGGCGTGAACGTGCCGACGTGCAGCTCGTACGTCACCGCACCGCGCACGTCGACGCCGCTCCACCCGTCGTCCGTCCACGTGAAGCGGTCGGTGTCGAAGACGCGGGCCGGGCCGTGGACGCCGTCCGGCAGCCACGCCGCCCGGGGGTCCGGGCGCGGGTCGCCACCGTCGAGGGAGAAGGTGTAGTCGGTGCCGTGGGCGAGGGGCGTGTCGGACGTCCACCACCCGTCCTGCTCGGGACGCAGAGGCGTGCGGGTGCCCTCGGCGGGCAGCACCAGGTCGACGCCGCGGGCGAACGGTGCCCACAGGCGGGGTGCCAGTGGCATGTCAGGCTCCTTCCCGCACGAGCAGCGCGACCGGCAGCCGCTCGAGGACGTCGGCGACGCGCTGGACGCCGCCCCGCACCACCCGGTCGGTCAGGACGTCGTGCCACGTGCCCTCGGGAAGGGCGACGGTGTGGTCCGCCCACCCGCCGAGCCGCTCGACCGCCGCGGCCAGCCGGGTCGCGACCACCGCGACGCGCGGCTCCCCGGCGACGGTCCGCGCGTACGTCAGCGAGTACCCGGACGAGTGCGGCAGCGGCACGAACCCGGCGTCCGGCCCGACGAAGGCGTCCGCGACGTCGCGCCGCACGCGCAGCGCCCGGGACGTGACCAGCATCTTCTCGTCGGCCAGGCCGCGCGGGCCGGCACCCTCGTCGAGGCGGGCCAGCCGCGCGGCGAGCGCGTCGGCGTCGACCCACCGGCGGTTGTCGGGGTCGACCAGCACGGGGTCGGGCACCTCGGTGCCCTGGTACACGTCCGCGACGCCCGGCAGCGTCAGCTGCACGAGCTTCGTGCCCAGGGTGGCGGCGCGCACGGCCTCGCGCGTGCGCACGTCCCAGTCGCCCAGCAGGCCGAGCACCACCGGGTCCGTGCGGGCCTGCCGCGCCGCGGACAGGACGGACGCCTCGTACGCCTCGTCGGGCGCGGTCCAGGACGTGTGCGACTTGGCCTCGCGGACCGCCTTCGTGAGGTACTCGACGAGCCGGTCCTCCGCGATCGGGCCGTCGTCCGTCCACGTGCCGGCGAGCGTCTGCCACAGCAGGTACTCGGTGCGCCCGTCGAGCAGCGCACCCCGGTACGACGCGGACGCGCGCCGCAGGTCGTCGACCAGCACGGACCACTCGCGCGGCAGCTCGGACAGCACGCCCAGCCGCGCGCGCGTGTCCTCGCCGCGCTTCGTGTCGTGCGTCGACAGCGTGGTCATCCCCAGGGGGGCCGACGCCTGCGCCCGCGTGGCCCACGCGGCCAGGTCGGTCGGCGTCGTCGCGAACCGTGCCGGCTCCCCGCCGACCTCGCAGAGCGCCACGAGGTGCGTCCAGCGGTAGAAGGCGGTGTCCTCGACGCCCTTGGCCATGACGGCCCCGCACGTCTGCTGGAACCGGACGACGAGCTCGTCGCGCCGCGGGTCGCGCGTGCGGCCCGCGGACCCGGCCTCCCGGCCGAGGAGCAGGTCGACGAGCACGTCCATCGTCGCATCGCGCTCGGTGCCGAGCCGCCGGCGCGCGCGCTGCGCGGCGGCGGTCATGACGGTGACGGAGGTCGTCGGCGCCGGCACGCCCGGCACCACGTACGCGCGGTAGCGGTCGAACGCGACGAGCAGCTCGACGAGGCACTCCTCGAGCGCGCGCCACGTGTGGTCGCGCAGGCGCAGGTCGTCGTGGCAGATCTCCGCCGCGAGGTTGGTCAGCCGGTGGACCTCGGCGTACAGGGGGCCGTCGACCACCTCCCGCTTGGCGGTCTCCTCGACGTCGTCGAACGCGTCGGACACGTCACCGGTCAGCCGGTGCATCACCGAGCCGAGGACCCCCGCGCCCCCGGGGTCGACGAACGCCTGCTGCACGCGCCACAGCGCCTCGTAGCCGGTGCTGCCCGCGGTCGCCCAGTCGTCGGGCAGCTCCTCGGTGCCGGCGAGGATCTTCTCGACGACGACCCAGGCACCGTCGGTCGCCTCCCGCAGCCGCGCGAGGTACCCCGCGGGGTCCGCCAGGCCGTCGGGGTGGTCGATGCGCAGACCGTCGACCACGCCGTCGCGCAGCAGCCGCAGCACGAGCGCGTGCGTCGCGTCGAACACCTCGGGATCCTCGACCCGCACGGCCACCAGCGTGCCGACGTCGAAGAACCGCCGGTAGTTGAGCTCCTCGTCGGCGACCTTCCAGTACGCGAGGCGGTAGTGCTGGCGCTCGACGAGTTCGGCGAGCGGCAGCTGCTCGGTGCCCGACCGCACGGGGAACACGTGGTCGTGGTAGCGCAGGACCGTGCACGTGCCGACGCCCGGCACGTCGAGCTCCTCGAGCTGCAGCTCGCCGCGCGCGAGCACGGCACCGATCCGGTCGCCGAGCACGGGCATGAGCAGCGCGCCGTCGCCGGCCGACCAGTCGACGTCGAACCACGCCGCGAACGGCGAGTCCGAGCCGTCGGCCAGCACGGACCACAGCGCGCGGTTGTGCCACACGGGCGTCGGCACGGCCATGTGGTTGGGCACGATGTCGAGCACGAGACCGAGCCCGGCGTCGTGCGCGACGTCGGCCAGGCGCCGCAGGCCCCCCTCGCCGCCCAGGACGGGGGAGACCCGGTCGTGGTCGACCACGTCGTACCCGTGGGTCGAGCCGGGCGCCGCCGCGAGGACCGGCGACAGGTACACGTGGGTCACGCCGAGGCTCGCGTAGTACGGGACGCGCGCCGCGACGTCGTCGAACGTCAGGTCGGCGCCCAGCTGCACGCGGTAGGTGGAGACGGGCACCGGGTGCCCGGCCCGCACCGACCGGCGCTCGGGCACCGACCGCTCGGTGGCGGCCTCGCTCATACCCGGCCCTCCCGCATCGCGCGGCTGGCCTCGCGCGAGGCGACCGCGGCGGACCCGCTGCCGGACGCCGACGGCAGGTCCTGCTCGGGCGGGCGGGTGAGCAGCACCATCGAGCGCGGCGCGAGCGTGACGCGTCCGCGCGAGCGGATCTCCCGCCCGGGCCGCACCTGCGCGTCGGTGTCGAGCACGGCGGTCCACACGTCGCCGTACTCGGCGCCCGGCAGCTGGAACTGCCGCTTCTCCCAGTGCCCGTTGAAGAGCAGCAGGAACGAGTCGTCGACGACCTCCTGCCCGCGGAGGTCGGGCTCGCTGATCGCCTCGCCGTTGAGGAACACCATGACCGCGAACGCGTGCTCCGAGCTCCACGCCTCGTCGGACATCTGCCCGCCCGTGGGCGTCATCCACGCGATGTCCCGCAGGTCCGACTGGCCGCCGTGCTCGGCGGCGCCCGCGAAGAACCGGCGCCGCCGGAAGACCGGGTGGTCGCGGCGCAGGTGGATGACGCGCCGCGCGAACTCGAGCAGCGACTGACGTTCGTCGTCCAGGTCCCAGTCGACCCACGTGATCTCGTCGTCCTGGCAATAGCCGTTGTTGTTGCCGCCCTGCGTCCGGCCGATCTCGTCGCCGTGCGCGATCATCGGCACGCCCTGCGACAGCAGCAGCGTCGCGAGGAAGTTGCGCTGCTGGCGGGCACGCAGGGCCAGGACCGCGGGGTCGTCCGTCGGCCCCTCGACGCCGCAGTTCCACGACCGGTTGTGGCTCTCGCCGTCCCGGTTGTCCTCGCCGTTGGCCTCGTTGTGCTTGTCGTTGTACGACACCAGGTCGCGCAGCGTGAACCCGTCGTGCGCGGTCACGAAGTTGATGCTCGCGATCGGCCGGCGACCGGTGTGCTCGTACAGGTCCGAGGAGCCGGTCAGCCGGCTCGCGAACTCGCCGAGGGTCGAGGGCTCGCCGCGCCAGAAGTCGCGCACGGTGTCGCGGTACTGGCCGTTCCACTCGGTCCACAGCGGCGGGAAGCCGCCGACCTGGTAGCCGCCCTCGCCGAGGTCCCACGGCTCGGCGATGAGCTTGACCTGCGAGATGACCGGGTCCTGGTGGACGAGGTCGAAGAACGCCGACAGGCGGTCGACCTCGTGGAACTGGCGGGCCAGCGTCGCGGCGAGGTCGAAGCGGAAGCCGTCGACGTGCATCTCGGTCACCCAGTACCGCAGCGAGTCCATGATGAGCTGCAGCACCGCCGGGGAGCGCATGAGCAGGGAGTTGCCCGTGCCGGTGGTGTCGAAGTAGTGCGACTGGTCCTCGTCGACGAGGCGGTAGTAGCTCGCGTTGTCGATGCCGCGGAAGCTCAGCGTCGGGCCCATGTGGTTGCCCTCGGCCGTGTGGTTGTAGACCACGTCGAGGATGACCTCGATGTTCGCGGCGTGAAGCGCCTTGACCATCGACTTGAACTCCTGGACCTGCTGCCCGCTGCCCGCCATCGAGGCGAAGCCGTTGTGGGGAGCGAAGAACCCGATCGTGTTGTAGCCCCAGTAGTTCGACAGACCCTTCTCCTGCAGCGAGGGGTCGTTGACGAACTGGTGCACCGGCATGAGCTCGATCGCGGTGATCCCGAGCCCCGACAGGTGCTCGACGACCGCCGGGTGGCCGAGCGCCGCGTACGTGCCGCGCATCTCCTCGGGCACGGCCGGGTGCAGCCGCGTCAGCCCCTTGACGTGGGCCTCGTAGATGACCGACTCGTGGTACTCGTGCTCCGGCGGCCGGTCGTGCCCCCAGTCGAAGAACGGGTTGACGACGACCGAGGTCATGGTGTGGCCCGCGGAGTCCGACTCGTTGCGGCTCTTCGGGTCGCCGAACGTGTAGGAGTACAGCGACGGGTCGCCGTCGATCTGCCCGTCGATCGCCTTGGCGTACGGGTCGAGCAGGAGCTTCGACGGGTCGCACCGGTGCCCGGCCGCCGGGTCGTAGGGGCCGTGCACGCGGTAGCCGTACTTCTGCCCGGGCGCGATCGCGGGCAGGTAGCCGTGCCACACGAACGCGTCGACCTCGGGCAGGTCCACCCGGGTCTCGGTGCCGTCGGCGTCGATGAGGCACAGCTCGATGCGTTCGGCGACACCGGAGAACAGGGCGAAGTTGGTCCCCGTGCCGTCGTAGGTGGCGCCGAGGGGGTAGGGACGTCCGGGCCAGATCTGCATGGCCACAGCGTGCCAGGGACATGGGATGTCGGCTCCTCGAGCGGGTGTGCTCGACGTCACGTCCGTCCCTCACCGGCCGGTGAGGTGCCGGCTCAGCCGAGGGAGACCAGGTCGCGGACGTCGTCGTCGGGAAGCACGTCGACGACGGCGGTCACGACCAGCTCGCGCAGGGTCGCGGTGCCGCGGTGCACCGAGAGGAACGCGGTGTCCGAGGCGTCCCGGCCGGTGGCGATCCGCACGAGCGTCGAGCGCGGTGCGAGCGTCGTGGCGTCCACGACGCGCCACCGGCCGTCGACGTAGGCCTCGGCGACCGCGTGGAAGTCCATGGGGTCCAGCCCGGGCGCGTACACGGCGACGACGCGCGCCGGGACGTCCAGCCCGCGCAGCAGGGCGACGACGAGGTGCGCGAAGTCCCGGCAGACGCCCCGGCGCGCCAGCAGCGTGCGGACGGCGCCGTCCGTGGGCAGGCTCGCGCCGGGCACGTACGCCACCCGCGTGCCGACCCACGAGCTGACGGCGGCGAGCAGGTCGACACCCGCCAGCCCCCGGAACTCCGAGCGCGCGGTCGGCGCGAGCTCGTCGGACTCGCAGTACCGGCTGGGGCGCAGGTAGACCAGCTCGTCCGACGGGGCGGCGGGCACCTGCTCGGCGCGGCCGGTCACCGTCGCGCGGTAGTCGACCGTCAGGAGGCCGGGCTCCACGTCGAGGACGTGCAGCCGCGTCCCGTGCGGGTCGTTCACCTCGCGCGGCACGACCGGGCGTCCGGCCGAGGTCACGGTCAGCTGCTCGCTCGGGTCGTGGACGTCGGCCACGGCGATCTCGAGGACCAGGCGGGCGGGGGAGGTGACGTCCACGGTCAGGTGGGCGGTCGCGTCGCGCTTCACGTGCGTCATGGTCGCAGAGTCCGGGTGACTCCGCGCGGGGGAGATGCGGTAGTTCGTCACGCTTGGGCGAAGCGTTTAGGGACGCTGGTCCTTTCGGCGTCGACCGTCCTGTCGGCTAACGTGTCAGGACCCTCACCAGAGTCGGCGCGGGTCGGCGGAGAGCGAAGCGAGGCACCCATGACCGCAACGCCCGGGCGGACGGAGGCGCGCGTCACCGTCATCGTGCCGACGTTCAACGAGGCCCCGAACGTCGCGGAGCTGGTCCGCCGCGTCGGCGCGGTGACCCAGGGGCTCGGGGTCGAGCTGCTGTTCGTCGACGACTCGTCGGACGGCACCCCCGACGTGGTGCGGGCCGTCGCCCCCACCGCCGACCTCCCGGTGCGCGTGATCCACCGCGACGAGCCCGTGGGGGGACTCGGGGGCGCGGTCCTCGAGGGCGTGCGTGCGTCCACGACCCCGTACTTCCTCGTCATGGACGGCGACCTGCAGCATCCGCCCGAGCTCATCCCCAGCCTCGTCAAGCGGGTCCAGGAGCCCGACGTCGACGTCGTCGTGGCGTCGCGCTACATCGGCGACGGGTCGAGCGCGGGGCTCTCGGGTGTCGTGCGGCAGGCCGTGTCCTCGACCTCCACGGCGGTCACCCGAGCGATGTTCCCGGTGCGGCTGCGGGACTGCTCCGACCCCATGACCGGGTTCTTCGCCGTGCGGAAGGCCGCCGTCGACCTCGACGCGCTGCGCCCCCGGGGCTTCAAGATCCTGCTGGAGATCCTCGCGCGCCACCCCATGCGCGTCGTCGAGGTCCCCTTCGTGTTCGGGTCCCGGTTCGCCGGCGAGTCCAAGGCGAACCTCGCGCAGGGCGTGCACTTCATGTGGCAGCTCGCGGGCCTGCGCTTCGGGCGCATGTCGCGGTTCGCCATCATCGGCGGCATGGGTGCCGTCGCCAACATCGCGATCGTCGCGCTGCTGACGACGCTGGGCGCACCGTGGCTCCTGGCGGCGCTCGTGGCCGCCGAGCTCACGATCGTCGGCAACTTCCTGCTGCAGGAGCGCTTCGTGTTCCGCGACCTGCGGCACGAGGGCAAGGGCGCGTGGGCGCGGTTCGGCCAGTCGTTCACGTTCAACAACGTGGAGACGCTCATCCGGATGCCGATCATGGCGCTGCTGGTCGAGACCATGCACGTCGCGGCCGTGCTCGCCACGGCGATCACCATCGCGGTCGCCTTCGTGGTGCGCTTCACGTTCCACTCGCGCGTCGTCTACCGTCCGCGCGAGTCGAGCCGGCGCGCCGAGATGATCGAGCGCGAGGCGGAGCAGGCGGGCGAGGCTCCGGCTCCCCGCACCGAGAGCGTCTGACCGGTCGGTCCCGGCGTGCGGTCGGGGGCGCGGCACCGCAGGATCAGGTGATGCCGACTCCGGGAGCGCGCCATGACCCAGCAGCCTGACGCCCAGCTCGACCTCACGCTCGTGCGGACGTACATCAACGACCACATCGCCGGCGCCCGCGCGGTCTCGGCACGTGTCGAGCGCATGAGCCGCAACCCGGACGCCGGCGAGGACGCTGCTGCCCTCGCGCAGCTCGCACGCGAGCTGCGTCAGGAGCTCGAGGTGCACGAGGCAACGGCCCGCGACCTCGGGCTGCCGCTGTCGCGGTGGAAGCACGTCGGCGCGGCGGCCGCCGAGCAGCTGGGGCGGCTCAAGCTCAACGGCCGGGTCCTGCGCCGCTCACCGCTGTCCCTGGTCCTCGAGCTCGAGATCCTGCGCTCGGGGCTGGAGGGCAAGCGGCTGGGCTGGACGACGCTGCGGGAGCACGCCGACGCGCTGGGCCTGGACCCCGACCGGCTCGACGCGCTCATCGCGCGGTCGCGTGCGCAGGCGGACCTGGTCGAGGAGATCTCCCGCCACCACCGCGCGGACGCCTTCGCGGCCCCCGGTGCGCACGAGCCGGCCGCCGCCGCAGGCACCGGCGCCTAGGCCCCGGTCGACGGGGACGGCGATGGACCCGCTGCAGGAGTGGACGGAGCTGGTCGCGCCGACGCTGGGCGTCGACCCCGGGCTGGTCGCGGCCACGCAGGACGACGTGCTCGACATGGTGCGCGACGTCGCGCACGGCGTCGTGCGCCCCGCGGCGCCGCTGACGGCCTACGTCGTGGGACTCGCCGCAGGGCGTGCGGGTGGCCGGGGCGAGGACGTGGCCGCGGCCGTCCGTGCCGCCCTGACCCAGGTCGACGAGCTCCTCAGCGCGCGGGGCCCGGCGACGGGCTGAGCCCGCGGGCGAGGCGCCGTGCGACGGTCAGGTCGTCGGGGTCGTCGACGTCGAGCGTGGTCCGCGGGTCGAGCGGCACCCGCACGGTGCGCAGGCCGTCCACCAGCTCCCGCACCGGTCGGTCGTGCACGGCGCCGGTGAGACGCTCGCGCACGGCCGCCATGCGGTAGGCGGCGAGCAGCGGCTGCTCGCGCCCGTCCGGGCCGGTCGCGAGCGCGGCGTCGACGTCGTCGGCGAGCGCACGCCGCAACGCCGGGACGGCCGCGCCCGCGAACGGCTGGTCGCCCGCCAGCAGGACGACCACCTGCGCCTCCGGGTGCGCGGCGAGCCCGGCCGCGACGCCTGCCGCCGCCGCGGCGTACGGGCCGCCGAGCGGCGGGTCCTCCCGAGTCCACAGCACGTCGCGTCCCACGTCGCGCGGAGGGCCGACGACGACGACCGGGAGCGCACCGACGGCGTCCAGCAGGCGTCGCAGGACGGGCCGCCCGTCGACGTCGGCGTCGGTCTTGTCCACACCGCCGAGGCGGCGCGCGGTACCGCCGGTCAGCACGACGACGAACGCGGGAGGGAACGTCACGCGGCCACGCTACGACCCGCGGAGCGGCGCCGTCACGGCTCGGGGTCCCGCCACGCCGCCGCCGCGGCCACCTGCTCGACGTAGGGGGTCGCGGGGGCCGCCGCCACGTGCGCGGGCGCGCCGCGCTGGACCTCGCGGCCGTCCTGCAGGACGAGCAGCTCGTCCGCGAGCTCGAGCGCGTCCCGCAGGTCGTGCGTGACGACGAGCGCGGGCAGGCCGCTCGCCACGGCGCGTCGCACCACGTCGCGGACCTGCGCGCGCGTCGCGGCGTCGAGCGCCCCGAACGGCTCGTCGAGCAGCAGCGCCGACGGCAGCGCGGCGACCGCGCGTGCGACCGCGACGCGCTGGGCCTGCCCGCCCGACAGCCGGTCGGCGCGGGTGCGCGCCTGCGTCGCGAGCCCGACCTCGGCGAGCAGCGCGTCGGCGGTCGCGCGTGCGACGGGCGCCCGCACGCCCTGGGCGCGCGGGCCGAACGCCACGTTCTCGCGCGCCGAGAGGCGGCCGAACAGCAGACCGTCCTGCAGCGCGACGCCCAGGTGGCGCTCGTGCGGGGGCAGGTGCCGTCCGGTCGCGGCGTCCGCGAGCACGAGGTCACCCAGGCGGACGTGCCCGGCCGTCACCGGGACCAGGCCCGCGACCGCCTCGAGGAGCGTGGACTTGCCGCTGCCGTTGGGTCCCATGACGGCGAGCACGCCGCCGGCGGGCACGTGCAGGGCGACGTCGAGGCGGAACGCTCCGCGGTCCACGCGGACGTGCACGTCGAGCGTCATCGCGGACCCCGTCCCGACCGGGCCGCGTGCGCCCCGGGCAGACCACCGAGCCACCGGCCGCGCAGGGCGAGCAGGACCGCGACGGACAGCAGGAGCAGCAGGACCGACATGGCCACGGCCTGCTCGGGAGCGGCGTCCATCGCCAGGTAGACCGCGAGCGGCATCGTGCGCGTGGTGCCGGGGAAGCTGCCGGCGAACGTGACCGTCGCGCCGAACTCGCCGAGCGCGCGTGTGAAGCACAGGGCGGCCCCGGCGGCGACCCCCGGCGCGACCGCGGGCAGCGTGACACGCCGCAGCACGTACGCGGGCGAGGCGCCGAGGGTCTGCGCGGCGAGCGCCCGGCGCCGGTCCGCACCGCGCAACGCGCCCTCGACGGACAGCACCAGGAACGGCAGCGACACGAAGAGCTGGGCGAGCACGACGGCCACCGACGTGAACGGCACCGTGACGCCGAACCACGTGTCCAGCGTGCCACCCAGGAGCCCGCGCCGGCCCAGCAGCAGCAGCAGCGCGACGCCGCCCACCACGGGCGGCAGGACGAGCGGAACCGTCACGAGCGACCGCAGCAGCCAGGCGCCGCGCAGGTCGTCGTGCGCGAGGACCCACGCGAGCGGGACGCCCAGCACCAGCGCCGCGAGGGTCGCGCAGCCCGCGGTCAGCAGGGAGAGCCGCAGTGCCTGCAGCACCTGCGCGTCCGCGACGAGCGTGGGCAGGGCGGTCCAGGGCGTGGCGAGCAGCAGCGCGACGAGGGGGAGGACGAGCACGGCGGTGCCGACGACCGCCAGCGCGACGAGGACGGCCCCGCCCGGGG of Cellulomonas dongxiuzhuiae contains these proteins:
- a CDS encoding ATP-binding cassette domain-containing protein, which produces MTLDVHVRVDRGAFRLDVALHVPAGGVLAVMGPNGSGKSTLLEAVAGLVPVTAGHVRLGDLVLADAATGRHLPPHERHLGVALQDGLLFGRLSARENVAFGPRAQGVRAPVARATADALLAEVGLATQARTRADRLSGGQAQRVAVARAVAALPSALLLDEPFGALDAATRAQVRDVVRRAVASGLPALVVTHDLRDALELADELLVLQDGREVQRGAPAHVAAAPATPYVEQVAAAAAWRDPEP
- a CDS encoding glycosyltransferase, encoding MTATPGRTEARVTVIVPTFNEAPNVAELVRRVGAVTQGLGVELLFVDDSSDGTPDVVRAVAPTADLPVRVIHRDEPVGGLGGAVLEGVRASTTPYFLVMDGDLQHPPELIPSLVKRVQEPDVDVVVASRYIGDGSSAGLSGVVRQAVSSTSTAVTRAMFPVRLRDCSDPMTGFFAVRKAAVDLDALRPRGFKILLEILARHPMRVVEVPFVFGSRFAGESKANLAQGVHFMWQLAGLRFGRMSRFAIIGGMGAVANIAIVALLTTLGAPWLLAALVAAELTIVGNFLLQERFVFRDLRHEGKGAWARFGQSFTFNNVETLIRMPIMALLVETMHVAAVLATAITIAVAFVVRFTFHSRVVYRPRESSRRAEMIEREAEQAGEAPAPRTESV
- the mobA gene encoding molybdenum cofactor guanylyltransferase; amino-acid sequence: MTFPPAFVVVLTGGTARRLGGVDKTDADVDGRPVLRRLLDAVGALPVVVVGPPRDVGRDVLWTREDPPLGGPYAAAAAGVAAGLAAHPEAQVVVLLAGDQPFAGAAVPALRRALADDVDAALATGPDGREQPLLAAYRMAAVRERLTGAVHDRPVRELVDGLRTVRVPLDPRTTLDVDDPDDLTVARRLARGLSPSPGPAR
- the glgX gene encoding glycogen debranching protein GlgX — protein: MQIWPGRPYPLGATYDGTGTNFALFSGVAERIELCLIDADGTETRVDLPEVDAFVWHGYLPAIAPGQKYGYRVHGPYDPAAGHRCDPSKLLLDPYAKAIDGQIDGDPSLYSYTFGDPKSRNESDSAGHTMTSVVVNPFFDWGHDRPPEHEYHESVIYEAHVKGLTRLHPAVPEEMRGTYAALGHPAVVEHLSGLGITAIELMPVHQFVNDPSLQEKGLSNYWGYNTIGFFAPHNGFASMAGSGQQVQEFKSMVKALHAANIEVILDVVYNHTAEGNHMGPTLSFRGIDNASYYRLVDEDQSHYFDTTGTGNSLLMRSPAVLQLIMDSLRYWVTEMHVDGFRFDLAATLARQFHEVDRLSAFFDLVHQDPVISQVKLIAEPWDLGEGGYQVGGFPPLWTEWNGQYRDTVRDFWRGEPSTLGEFASRLTGSSDLYEHTGRRPIASINFVTAHDGFTLRDLVSYNDKHNEANGEDNRDGESHNRSWNCGVEGPTDDPAVLALRARQQRNFLATLLLSQGVPMIAHGDEIGRTQGGNNNGYCQDDEITWVDWDLDDERQSLLEFARRVIHLRRDHPVFRRRRFFAGAAEHGGQSDLRDIAWMTPTGGQMSDEAWSSEHAFAVMVFLNGEAISEPDLRGQEVVDDSFLLLFNGHWEKRQFQLPGAEYGDVWTAVLDTDAQVRPGREIRSRGRVTLAPRSMVLLTRPPEQDLPSASGSGSAAVASREASRAMREGRV
- a CDS encoding transglutaminase-like domain-containing protein, yielding MKRDATAHLTVDVTSPARLVLEIAVADVHDPSEQLTVTSAGRPVVPREVNDPHGTRLHVLDVEPGLLTVDYRATVTGRAEQVPAAPSDELVYLRPSRYCESDELAPTARSEFRGLAGVDLLAAVSSWVGTRVAYVPGASLPTDGAVRTLLARRGVCRDFAHLVVALLRGLDVPARVVAVYAPGLDPMDFHAVAEAYVDGRWRVVDATTLAPRSTLVRIATGRDASDTAFLSVHRGTATLRELVVTAVVDVLPDDDVRDLVSLG
- a CDS encoding DUF6457 domain-containing protein is translated as MDPLQEWTELVAPTLGVDPGLVAATQDDVLDMVRDVAHGVVRPAAPLTAYVVGLAAGRAGGRGEDVAAAVRAALTQVDELLSARGPATG